GCCGCGGCTCGGAGATCAAGGGCGACGTCACCACCCGCGGCGGGACCGTCCGCATCGGCCCCGGCGCCAAGATCTGGGGCGATGTCTCCGCCGACGACGTCGCGCTCCACGAGAACGCCACCGTCGACGGGACCATCCGCGCCCGCGGTGAGGTCGAGATGCACACCGACGAGGTGCTCGACCGCCCCGACGAGACCGCCGAGGCGATGATCGAGATGGCCGAGGAACTGGAGGGCGACGACGCTACGGACGACTCCGACGCGTCCGACGAGGCCGACGAGGCCGACGGCGACGAGGGCGCGTCCGAGGCCGGCGCGGCCGAGCCGTCAGACTAATCGCTGGTCCGACAGGTACGGACCGCCGCGACTCACCGAACTGAAAGAACCGAAATCCCCTTGCCACAGACTCCGGTAGAGAATGGCATGCTCTCTATCGCGCTGGCGGGCAAGCCCAACGCCGGCAAGTCTACGTTCTACCGGGCGGCGACGGAGTCGGAGGTCGACGTCGGGAACTACCCGTTCACCACCATCGACCCGAACCGAGGCGTCAGCCACGTCCGGACCGACTGCCCCTGCCTGGACCGCGACGAGCGGTGCGGCAACGACAACTGCCGGGCCGGGAAGCGCTACGTGCCCGTCGAGCTACTTGACGTCGCCGGTCTCGTCCCGGGTGCCCACGAGGGCCGCGGCCTGGGTAACCAGTTCCTTGACGAACTGACCAACGCCGACGTCATCCTCAACGTGGTCGACGCCTCGGGCGCGACCAACGAGGAGGGCGAGCCCGTCGAGCGCGGGAGCCACGACCCCGTCGAGGACGTCGACTTCGTCGAGGAGGAGATGGACCTCTGGCTGGCTTCCATCGTCGAGCGCAACTGGGAGTCCGTCGAGCGCGCGTCGCGGTCGCCGGACTTCGACATCGACGAGGCGCTGACGGACATGCTGACCGGCGTCGGCGCGACCGAACTCGACGTGGCGCGGGCGCTGCGCGACCTCGAGTACCCGGAGGACCCCATCGCCTGGGAGGACGAGCACCGAGAGGCGCTGGCCAGCGACATCCGCCGCCGGACCAAGCCCATCGTCGTCGTCGCCAACAAGGCCGACGTGGCACCGCCGGAGAACCTCGAACGCCTGCAGGCGGCCGCCGACCTGGTCGTCCCGGCCACCGCCGACGGCGAACTCGGCCTCCGCCGGGCCGCCGAGGCGGGCGTCGTCGACTACGACCCCGGCGACGAGGACTTCGAGATCGTCGGCGACGTCAGCGACGACCAGCAGGCGGGGCTGGAACAGATCCGCGAGGTCATGGCCGAACACGGCGGCACCGGCATCCAGACAGCGCTGGACCGGGCCGTCTACGAACTGCTCGATCAGATCACCGTCTATCCCGTCCAGAACGAGTCGAAGTGGACGGACGGCCAGGGCAACGTCTTGCCGGACGCTCACCTGCTGCCCACCGGGTCGACGCCGCTGGACCTGGCCTACGACGTCCACTCCGACATCGGCGACGCCTACCTCCACGCCGTCGACGCTCGCGAGAACCGGCGAATCGCCGAGGACCACGAACTGGCGGAGGGCGACGTGATCAAGATCGTCAGCTCGAACTGACGGTTTCTCTCGCCGATCAGCTCAGCGGCCGCAGCCACACCGCCGCCAGCAGGACGGCCAGGAACACGTACGCGCCGCGGATCAACAGCATCGTCGCCAGTTCCGGGCCGGCGTCGCGGGCGATCAGCGCGACGGCGCCGAACGCGACGGCGGCCAGCGCCGCGGAGGGCGGGACGCCCGGAACGAGCGCCGCCAGTACGACCACGGTGACCATTCCCGTCGTCATGAGCCCGTAGGCCAGCCGACGGGCCCGCAGCGGGCCGAGGACGACGGCGACGGTGCGCTTGTCGATCGAGCGGTCGTAGTCGTAGTCGGTGGCGTCGTCGATGACCTTGATGCCCGACAGCGTGAGCAGGAACACGCCGGCGAGCCCGAGGATCGTCGGCCCGAACGCCGTCGCCTGCGCGTAGTAGCCGCCGAGCAGCGAGACGGCGATGCCGGTGGGGTAGCCGACCGTCGCCGTGACGGGGTTGGTGTCCAGTTGCGGCGCGTGGTGGTACGCGATCAGCCAGCACGGCAGCGTCACGAGGCCGGCGACGACGTTTACCAGCGCGACGAGCGCGAGCGTCGCGGCGAAGAAGCCGGTCGTCGCGCCGGCCAGCGCGAGCCGACAGCCCCCCTCTGTCAGCGGGTGGTCGTCGTCCTCGCCGCGGCCGTAGAAGTCGACGTAGCCGTCCTTGACGTGGGCCGTGTACAGCGCGCAGAAGACGGCGACGGCGTGGATCGCCGCGACTGCGGGCGCGAACGACTCGGCGTACAGCCCGCCGAACAGCGACGCCGACACCGCCGGGAGCATGAACACGGGATGGACCTGCGACGCCAGCGCCCGCAGGTCGGCTGCGGGGCCGGCGCCGTGGCGAGCGACACCCATGCCTTACCGTACGGGCCGACGTGTTAAAATAACAACAGCTAACGGGGCCGCCGGGACTCCCGGGAGCGCCAGTTGGAGCGGTCGAGGACGAACCCGGAGATGTACGAGGCCAGCGAGCGGGCCGCGGCCTCCGTCGGGGCGTGGAGTTCGCCGGAGACGGGCCCGGCCTCGCCGCCGACGGCCTCCGATTCGGAGATGGGATCGGTGTCGGTGGGGTACGAGCGCCGCGAGCGGACGCGGTCCCGGAGCGCCTGCACGGCGCCGTCGTCCAGTTCCCGCCCCAGGTGCTGGAGGTCGTACTTCACGATGAACCCGCGCTCGGCGTCCCGGACGGCGAGCACCGGCTGGCCGCGTTCGGCGCAGCGCTCCCAGATAGCCCGCTGCTCGTCGCGGGTCCCGTAGACGGGGACGTTCGAGGGCGCGAGGTGATCCATCGGGAACACGGTACGGGCGCCAGGCCTATCGACCTGTCGGACAGTTTTCGCAGCGCTCCCGGCGAACCAATCGAGGACGCGACGTCTGCGGCGGTCACTTCACTGTCACGCAGCTCAGCGCTGCGATGGCGACGAACTAGACGCCGCGCAGGACGAGCACGGCCTGCTGGACGTGGGGTCGCCGGAGTAGACGCCACTCATCGAGAAGAAGAAGTAGACGGCGACGGCGTCTCGAACCACTTGACCCCGAGGCGATTTACAGCGCTGCGCCCGTCACTGCACCGCCTGGTACGCCTCATCCATGATTTCCAGGGCCTCCTTCAGCGTCTCGACGTCGACGGGGTAGGAGATGCGCGCGTGACCCGCCCCGCCCTCGCCGAAGGCCTCGCCGGGGACGACGACGACGCCGCGGTCGATGGCCTCGTCGACGAACCCCTCGGGGACCTCGGGCATGGCGTAGAAGGCGCCCGAGGGCGTGGGACAGTCCAGTCCGACGTCCGCCAGGCCGTCGACGAGGACGTCCCGGCGCTCCTCGAAGGCGGCGACCATCTCGTCGACCGGGTCCTGCGGGCCGGAGAGGGCCGCCTCGGCGGCGTACTGCGCGGGCGCGGAGGCGCAGGCCTGGCCGTACTGGTGGACCCGAAGCATGCGCTCGATCCGGTCGCTCGCGCCGGTCACCCAGCCCAGCCGCCAGCCCGTCATCGAGTAGGCCTTCGAGCAAGCGTTGACGACGACCACGTTGCCGCCCTCGTCGAACTCGGCGGGCGAGCGGTGCTCGCCGTCGAAGACGATGTGCTCGTACACCTCGTCACTGAGACAGAGCACGTCGTGGTCGTTCGCGATGCGCGCGAACTCGCGCATGTCCTCGGCGGACTGGACCGCGCCCGTGGGGTTCGCGGGGCTGTTGACCACGAACGCCGCGGTGTCCTCGGTGATCGCTGCCTCGACGGCCGCGGGGTCCATCGTCAGGTCATCGCGCAGCTCGACCGGCTTCGGCGTCCCGCCGGCGAGGTGGGTCAGCGCGTCGTAGGAGACGAAGCCCGGGTCCGGGAAGATCACCTCTTCGCCCTCGTCGACGTGTGCCTCCAGCGCGATGTGCAGCGCCTCGCTCCCGCCGGCCGTCGCGATGACGTCCTCGGGGTCGACGTCGAGGTCGTTGTCCCGCGCGTGCTTCTCGGCGATGGCCTCCCGGAGCTCCCGCGTCCCCTTGTTCGAGGTGTAGGCGTCCGCCTTCCCGGCCTCGATGGCCTCGACCGCCGCCTGGCGGGCGTGCTCGGGCGTCGGGAAGTCGGGCTGGCCCAGCCCCAGGTTGATCGCGTCCTCGCCGGCCGCCTCGAACACCTCGCGGATGCCCGAGATGGACACCCGTTCCACGCGTCGTGAGAAGTCCGTCATACCCTACCGGGAGGCGCCGACGCCGATAACTCTTGATATCGCCCGCTGGGCCCGGGAGCGTCGGGGAGCGGGGCGCTACTCCGCTGCCTCGCGTAGCTCCTCGACGTGCTGTTCGAGGCGCCGCAGCGTCGCGTCTGCGTCCTCGTATCCCTGATCGTACTCCGAGTAGCAGGTGTCGGCCGCCGAGAGGAACTCCTCGACCGCGTCTTCCAGGTCGCTCATGGACGGCCGTTCGGCCGACGACACCGAAAGGCCACCGGTCCGGCGGTACCGCGCCGACGCTCCCGCCAGCCCTAAGCCCGCAGAACCCCGACGACCGGGCGATGGAGCCCACCTACCGGGACCGGGCGGTCGTCCTCGGAGAGGCGCTCGTGCTCGCTGACCTCCACGTCGGGAAGGGGACCTCGAACCTGGAGCTGCCCGTCGGTGGCGCGACGGACGTGGTCGAGCGCTTCGAGGCGCTGGTCGAGCGCTACGAGCCCAGAGCGGTGGTGTTCGGCGGCGACCTGCTGCACTCCTTCTCGACGGTCCCGCGGTCGGTCCGGCGCACGGTCGACGCGCTGGCGGCGGCCTGTCGCGAGGCCGGGGCTCGGCCCGTGGTGACGCCGGGGAACCACGACACGATGCTCGACGTGGCGTGGGACGGACCGACCGAGCGCGAGTACCGGGTGGGCGACGCGGTGGTGCTCCACGGTCACGAGCCGCCGGAGGCCGAGGCCGACCTCTACGTCGTCGGCCACGACCATCCGACCGTCGAGATAGAGGGCCAGCGGCGGGCCTGCTACCTGTACGCCGAGGACGCCTACGAGGGCGCCGACGTGCTGATGCTGCCCGCGTTCAACCGCCTGCTGGCCGGCGTCGACGTCGGGGGAATGTCGACTGCGGACTTCCAGTCGCCGCTGATCACCGACGCCGACCGGTTCCGGCCGATCGTCTACGACGAGGCGAGCGAGGAGCCCCTGGAATTTCCGCCGCTCGGGGAGATCCGGCGGATGCTGTGAGACGGACGGTCGTCGGCCAGTGCCGGTACGACCTCCCACCGACGACGGCGGAACCGGAGAACGGCTACGACAGTCCGTATGAAACGGCAGATTCTTGAGGTCGCCGGGTCCACCGTCGGGCATGGTCATGACGAATACGGCCCTGGCGCTGATCGGGATTGCCGTCGTCGCGTCGCTGCTGCTCCTCGCCGCGACGCTCTACTACGTCCCGGCGATCCTCGACGTCGAGGAGGACGAAGAGGGAAACTCGAGTAGGACCGGCGGCCACGGTGCCTGACGGTCCGGTACCGTCGTCCGTGCTGTCGGTCGAGTTCTCGCCGCACCGACGCCCAACAGCTACCGCGATCGCCGGTCACTCCAGCAGCGTCTCGGCGGCGATCCGTCCGCTTTCCAGCGCGCCCTGGATCGACGACCAGCGGGTGTAGTCGCCGGCCAGCACGACCGGACCCGCTGGCGCCGTCGGGGCCGGCAGCCTCGCCAGGAACCCCGGCGGCTGTTCGAACTGCGCGAACGGGATCCGGTCCGTGGCGACGTGTTCCAGGTCGGCGAAGCTCGCCTCGGGGTACCACCGTGACAGGGCCGAGCGCACCTCGTCGAACAGCGCCGTGTCGCTGTTCTCCTGCGTCCCGAGGAAGGTCGCGGCGTACAGCTCACGGCCCTCGGGCGCGTACTCGGGAGCGACCCGTGACATCGGTGCGACGTGGTTCGGCCGGTCGTCCGCTGCGTTCAGCACGAGCCGCCGGTCCGTCTCCGGCCGCCCCCCCGACGGCAGGCTCACGTACTGGGTGACGCAGCCACGCCCCTCGGTCGGTATCCCGTCGACGCCGGTCAGCTCCCGGGCGGTCGGGGGATCCGTCGCCACCACGACTCCGTCGGCAGCGACCGCCTCGCCGCCGACGGTGACGGTCGCGCCGTCGGCGTCCGCCTCGTCTCCTCCGTCCACCGCGTCGACCGTCCGGCCGGTCTCGATCCGCGCTCCCGCCGCCCGGGCGCGCTCGGCCAGTTGCGCCGGAATCGCGCCCATCCCGTCGGCGGGGACGGCGGTGCGCCCCTCTGCCATCATCTTGAACGCGTACTCGAACACCGCGCTGTCGGTGCCCAGCGACCGGTCGAGGGTGATGCCGCCGAAGAAGGGCTTCGCGAACGACTCGACGAAGGCCCGCGAGAACCCCTGCGCGACGAGGTAGTCGGCGGTGGTCGACCCGCCACGCCGGAGGATGTCCGCGGGTTCGTCCCCGGCGAGCGCTCGCTGGAGCCGGAACACGCGCAGCTTGTCCCCGAACTGCACCTCGCGGTTGAGCAGCGTCTCGATGGCCTCGCCCGGCGCGCCCAGCGGGTCCGCCAGGACCGATCGCTCGCCCGGCCGGGCGATGGTCGCACCCGGCGTGAACGAGCGCAGGTCCAGCGCGTCGAGGTCCAGCTCCCGCCGGACGGCGGGATACGCCGTGAAGAGCACCTGGAAGCCCCTGTCCAGCGTGTAGCCGTCGACGGTCCGGGAGGCGACACGTCCGCCGACCCGGTCCGCCCGCTCGAACACCCTCACGTCCGCGCCTGACTCCGCCAGGTGCGCGGCCGCCGTCAGCCCCGCCAGTCCGCCGCCGGCGACGACGTATTCCATACTGACGGCTTTGGACGGGTCCCGTAAAATGATCCGGGGGACGTCGGGTGTCAGACGGCCTGCTCGCTCCTGGTGCCTCCGTCCGATCAGAAACGAAATCGATCGAGGGTGAGCCGAGCTGTACCAGATACACACAAAAATTTTAATTTATGCAGACGTAATTAACTAGGCGCCGGCCGGGTTGGGGTGGTCCCGGCCGGCATCCCCCTACGTTTCACGGGACGAACGGGGTGGCGGCCGCACGGTCCGCTCCTGTGCGGTCGCGATTTCGATACTACTCAGGGAGGAATACACATGCGGGAACACGCGAACGACAACAGAGGGGAATCGGCACCGTTCGATTCGGGAGCGCTCGGCACGGATCGGCGCGATTTCGTGAAGCTAGTCGGGAGCCAGGCGCTCGCCGGCGCGGTCGGCACGGCGGCCCTGTCCGGGGCGGCCGGCGCGGCCGTCACGACGGCCGAGATATCGCCGAGCGACGGCTTCGCGGACGTGGCGCCGTGGCTCGAGGCGGAGGACGTCGACGTCCACAGAATCACCGAACCGACGCGCAGCGAGGTCGAGGCGGCCTTCCACGCGTCGGGCGCGCGCGTGGTCGTCTTCGAGACGAGCGGCACGATCGACCTCGGCGGCGACCGCCTCCAGATCACCGAGGACAAGTGCTGGGTGGCGGGTCAGACCGCGCCCTCGCCGGGGATCACGTTCATCAACGGGATGGTACAGGTCGCCGCGAACGACTGCGTCGTCCAGCACGTCCGCTCGCGGATCGGACCGGGTTCGGACGGCGACATCCAGGGCAACGACTCGATCAACACCGCCGACGAGACGACGAACAACGTCATCGACCACTGCACGGCCTCGTAGGGTACCGACGAGTGCATGTCCGTCGGCTACGACACCGACCGGACGACGTACTCGAACAACCTCATCTACGAGGGGCTGTATGACCCCTACGGCGACGGCTCGGACCACAACTACGCCACCCTCGTCGGCGACGGCGCCACGCGCGTCGCGCTGCTGGGTAACGTCTGGTCGAAGGTGCGCAACCGCGTACCGCGACTCAAGAGCGACACGACCAGCGTCGTCGCGAACAACTTCGCGTACTTCTTCGACGAGGCGTGTAGCACCGACGGCTCGGCCGAGACGGCCTGGGTCGGCAACAAGTTCACCGGGACCGCCGCGACGGGCGAGTCCATCGTCGAGGGGAGCGGGACGGTCTACGGCGAGGACAACGTCACGGCGGACCCGCAGATCGACTCGGACGTCGACTTCGTCAAGACCGGCACGGTCGGTAGCAAGCCGCTGTGGCCGCCCGGCTTCTCCGCGATGTCGTCCTCACGGGTCGAGCAGCACAACCTGGCGAACCCGGCGCGCGGCCGGCCGATCGGACCGCCAACGACGAGCGGATCGTCCGGGAGATCCGGAACCGCGCCGGCAACGACCGGCTCGACTCCGAGTACGGCTACTGGATCCCGCATCCCGACGCGGTCGGCGGGTACCCGGACCTGCCGGTGAACGCGCACACGCTGGACGTGCCCGACAGCGGGCTCCGCAAGTGGCTCTCGGAGTGGGCCGCCGAGGTCGAGGGCGACGATCCGTCGACCCCGACGCCGTCTGACCCCGACGAGACGGCGCCGTCGACGCCGCCAGGCCTGACGGTCACGGAGACGACGGCCTCGTCGATCACCTGGAGTGGGACGCCGCGAGCGATCGGGGCGGCTCCGGACTCGACC
This genomic interval from Halomicrobium urmianum contains the following:
- a CDS encoding metallophosphoesterase; translated protein: MEPTYRDRAVVLGEALVLADLHVGKGTSNLELPVGGATDVVERFEALVERYEPRAVVFGGDLLHSFSTVPRSVRRTVDALAAACREAGARPVVTPGNHDTMLDVAWDGPTEREYRVGDAVVLHGHEPPEAEADLYVVGHDHPTVEIEGQRRACYLYAEDAYEGADVLMLPAFNRLLAGVDVGGMSTADFQSPLITDADRFRPIVYDEASEEPLEFPPLGEIRRML
- a CDS encoding redox-regulated ATPase YchF, which codes for MLSIALAGKPNAGKSTFYRAATESEVDVGNYPFTTIDPNRGVSHVRTDCPCLDRDERCGNDNCRAGKRYVPVELLDVAGLVPGAHEGRGLGNQFLDELTNADVILNVVDASGATNEEGEPVERGSHDPVEDVDFVEEEMDLWLASIVERNWESVERASRSPDFDIDEALTDMLTGVGATELDVARALRDLEYPEDPIAWEDEHREALASDIRRRTKPIVVVANKADVAPPENLERLQAAADLVVPATADGELGLRRAAEAGVVDYDPGDEDFEIVGDVSDDQQAGLEQIREVMAEHGGTGIQTALDRAVYELLDQITVYPVQNESKWTDGQGNVLPDAHLLPTGSTPLDLAYDVHSDIGDAYLHAVDARENRRIAEDHELAEGDVIKIVSSN
- a CDS encoding NAD(P)/FAD-dependent oxidoreductase, with amino-acid sequence MEYVVAGGGLAGLTAAAHLAESGADVRVFERADRVGGRVASRTVDGYTLDRGFQVLFTAYPAVRRELDLDALDLRSFTPGATIARPGERSVLADPLGAPGEAIETLLNREVQFGDKLRVFRLQRALAGDEPADILRRGGSTTADYLVAQGFSRAFVESFAKPFFGGITLDRSLGTDSAVFEYAFKMMAEGRTAVPADGMGAIPAQLAERARAAGARIETGRTVDAVDGGDEADADGATVTVGGEAVAADGVVVATDPPTARELTGVDGIPTEGRGCVTQYVSLPSGGRPETDRRLVLNAADDRPNHVAPMSRVAPEYAPEGRELYAATFLGTQENSDTALFDEVRSALSRWYPEASFADLEHVATDRIPFAQFEQPPGFLARLPAPTAPAGPVVLAGDYTRWSSIQGALESGRIAAETLLE
- a CDS encoding UbiA family prenyltransferase, whose protein sequence is MGVARHGAGPAADLRALASQVHPVFMLPAVSASLFGGLYAESFAPAVAAIHAVAVFCALYTAHVKDGYVDFYGRGEDDDHPLTEGGCRLALAGATTGFFAATLALVALVNVVAGLVTLPCWLIAYHHAPQLDTNPVTATVGYPTGIAVSLLGGYYAQATAFGPTILGLAGVFLLTLSGIKVIDDATDYDYDRSIDKRTVAVVLGPLRARRLAYGLMTTGMVTVVVLAALVPGVPPSAALAAVAFGAVALIARDAGPELATMLLIRGAYVFLAVLLAAVWLRPLS
- a CDS encoding pyridoxal phosphate-dependent aminotransferase, whose amino-acid sequence is MTDFSRRVERVSISGIREVFEAAGEDAINLGLGQPDFPTPEHARQAAVEAIEAGKADAYTSNKGTRELREAIAEKHARDNDLDVDPEDVIATAGGSEALHIALEAHVDEGEEVIFPDPGFVSYDALTHLAGGTPKPVELRDDLTMDPAAVEAAITEDTAAFVVNSPANPTGAVQSAEDMREFARIANDHDVLCLSDEVYEHIVFDGEHRSPAEFDEGGNVVVVNACSKAYSMTGWRLGWVTGASDRIERMLRVHQYGQACASAPAQYAAEAALSGPQDPVDEMVAAFEERRDVLVDGLADVGLDCPTPSGAFYAMPEVPEGFVDEAIDRGVVVVPGEAFGEGGAGHARISYPVDVETLKEALEIMDEAYQAVQ